One Ricinus communis isolate WT05 ecotype wild-type chromosome 1, ASM1957865v1, whole genome shotgun sequence DNA window includes the following coding sequences:
- the LOC8276684 gene encoding protein indeterminate-domain 12, with translation MFPAAMSNSTSLSEDASVSSGNRVVQDFCGLNQIVSTISPQQQQQQKIKKKRSLPGNPDPDAEVVALSPKTLLATNRFVCEICNKGFQRDQNLQLHRRGHNLPWKLKQRNSKEIKKRAYVCPEPSCVHHHPSRALGDLTGIKKHYCRKHGEKKWKCEKCSKIYAVQSDWKAHSKTCGTREYRCDCGTLFSRKDSFITHRAFCDALAEESARLSAHQLLSTNPTAQTLLLQQNPPSHSLFPLPISHNPWDPPPPPLHHHQNPSNSSSSNNNPSNPVQIKPETHHFHLPPLFHESPPPLPPTDKATGNLIPSSPFQTLSHAATSASSHHLSATALLQKAATVGATQTAAGHSQMTQLDIGELVAVSQAADSARQQQQQAAYMGGNLATWQKNDRLTRDFLGLTGDHSSGNVANGSGGVSVSMNVREMLTYTWGVGMQHYNSDRDHSLLKPHGFGFGQPPAASETWGDC, from the exons ATGTTCCCTGCAGCCATGTCCAATTCAACTTCTTTATCTGAAGATGCTAGTGTTTCTTCTGGCAATAGAGTAGTTCAAGATTTTTGTGgcttaaatcaaattgtttcAACTATTTCTCCTCAACAGCAACAGCAACAAAAGatcaagaagaaaagaagccTACCGGGAAATCCAG ACCCTGATGCTGAAGTGGTAGCATTATCTCCAAAGACCCTACTAGCTACCAATAGATTTGTGTGTGAGATCTGTAACAAAGGGTTTCAAAGAGATCAGAATCTTCAACTTCACAGAAGAGGACATAATCTTCCATGGAAATTGAAGCAAAGAAACAGCAAAGAGATCAAGAAGAGAGCTTATGTTTGTCCTGAACCATCATGTGTTCACCATCATCCCTCAAGAGCTCTCGGTGACCTTACAGGTATCAAGAAACACTATTGCAGAAAACATggagaaaagaaatggaagtGTGAAAAATGCTCAAAGATCTATGCTGTTCAATCTGATTGGAAGGCTCATTCTAAAACCTGTGGAACTAGAGAGTATAGATGTGACTGTGGAACCCTTTTCTCcag GAAGGATAGCTTTATAACACACAGGGCATTCTGTGATGCATTAGCAGAAGAAAGTGCAAGACTTTCAGCTCATCAATTACTTTCAACAAATCCAACTGCTCAaactcttcttcttcaacaAAACCCACCATCACATTCTCTCTTCCCTCTCCCTATATCCCATAACCCATGGGACCCACCACCACCTCcacttcatcatcatcaaaaccctagcaacagcagcagcagcaacaacaACCCTAGTAACCCAGTTCAAATTAAGCCTGAAACTCATCATTTCCACCTTCCTCCGCTCTTCCATGAATCACCACCGCCATTGCCACCAACTGATAAGGCTACTGGTAATTTGATACCCTCATCACCCTTCCAAACCCTATCACATGCAGCCACGTCAGCGTCATCCCACCACTTGTCAGCCACTGCACTGCTTCAAAAGGCTGCAACGGTGGGTGCAACTCAGACTGCAGCGGGTCACAGTCAGATGACTCAGCTTGACATTGGCGAGTTGGTAGCAGTGAGTCAAGCCGCTGATTCGGCGCgtcagcagcagcagcaggcAGCTTACATGGGCGGCAATCTTGCCACATGGCAGAAGAATGACCGTTTGACTAGAGACTTTCTTGGTTTGACTGGTGATCATAGTAGTGGAAATGTGGCGAATGGGAGTGGTGGAGTTAGCGTTAGCATGAATGTGAGAGAGATGCTAACGTACACATGGGGAGTAGGAATGCAGCATTACAACAGTGACAGAGACCACTCACTGTTGAAACCTCATGGTTTTGGATTTGGTCAGCCACCTGCGGCCTCAGAAACTTGGGGTGATTGCTGA